In Coleofasciculaceae cyanobacterium, the genomic stretch TTTGGTCAAATGAATTCAACGATCTTATTTCTTTCTGGGCTATTTGCGATCGCATTACTGTTTACCTTTCTCGCTCTTTGGAGTAATTTTGAATGTCCTTAAAGAAGAACTACCAGAAGAACGTCAAAGTCGTTTTTGGGCATTTGCCCTGGGTGCAGCAATTTATGCACTGCTTTTGCTGACACTATAAGCGATCGCCAAAGAAAAAACTGACACTTAAGACTTTTATTCTAGTTGATTAGAAGTTAAATCTACTTTAACCATTGAAAGAATTTCTGGCTGAATCTTTTGTAATTCTTGTTTTGAAGCTGTTTCAGCTTGGGTAAAAGAAATGCGATCGCCAGTCGCTGGGTGAGTACTCAAAAATGTTGGTGGTATTGGCTGCGTAATTTTTCTAGAAAGTTAATCATGGCAACTTGCGGATAACTAGTACGAGCTAAATTCTTTACTGCTAGGCGATCGGCTTCGTATTCTGCTTCGCGACTGCGGGGACAATTCAACGCTAGTTCTATCCCTATCCGTACTAGGGCGTCACTATCTACTCCTGCTGCTGTAGCTACCCCTTGGGCGATCGCGGTTTGTTGCATTTGTTCTATGGTATGACGTTCGGCAATATGACCGATTTCGTAGGCTATGACGGCTGCTAGCTGTGCTTCATTGTCTACAACATTTAATAAACCAGTAGTCACATAAACAAAACCTCCAGCAGTTGCAAAGGGGTTAGCATTTTTATCTACGATCTTGAAAAGTATAGGGAATATCGGGGCGAGTGCTATTTTGCGCCAAGCGTTGACCGACGCGATCGACATAACGATTCGCGCTAGCATCCTCAGCGAGTTGAAACTGCTGCCCGATGGGCTGTCGATCGATCTGTTTGCCCAAAGCCAGTTCTTCTTTATCAGAAATATTATAAAGTTGGACGATTTGCGCTCATGGATTGGGAGTGAGCAATTTCAGGTGTATGCGACATTAAAACCTAACGCGACTGAAAAGCCAATTAAAGGATAATACCAATGACGACCATGGTCACAAAACAGCTTTTTCATCATACAAATTTTTAAAAATA encodes the following:
- a CDS encoding M48 family metalloprotease encodes the protein MTTGLLNVVDNEAQLAAVIAYEIGHIAERHTIEQMQQTAIAQGVATAAGVDSDALVRIGIELALNCPRSREAEYEADRLAVKNLARTSYPQVAMINFLEKLRSQYHQHF